From Cryptococcus neoformans var. neoformans B-3501A chromosome 6, whole genome shotgun sequence, the proteins below share one genomic window:
- a CDS encoding hypothetical protein (HMMPfam hit to ILVD_EDD, Dehydratase family, score: 697.4, E(): 8.2e-207): MSNGACEGCNCGRAEQLQQEGDIPIDRPERSFTAPADAAPYEGVEPAVPLRSKQWFNDPSDPAMSALYLERYMNFGITLDELRPKNRPIIGIAQTGSDLSPCNRGHMELAKRVRDGIIANGGTPFEFPCHPIQETGKRPTASLDRNLSYLSLVEVLFGYPLDGVVLLTGCDKTTPALLMAAATVNIPAICMNVGPMLNGYRGHKLIGSGGVMWDSRAEYAAGKINESQFVQQVSLSAPSVGHCNTVGTATTMNCMAEALGMALPGSATIPAVYRERGACAYATGLRIVDLVREDIKPSDVLTKEAFENAIAANTAIGGSTNAPIHLNAVAKHIGVDLSGDDWERVGYHLPLLVNVQPAGEWLMEEYHRAGGLPSVIAELIKHNKLPHPNALTITGKTIKENCEGDFSRDRRVILPFDKPLRENAGFLHLKGSLFDSAIMKTSVISDAFREQYLSKPDDPMAFEGPVAVFDGPEDYHHRIEHSSKIDAGTILVMRGAGPQGYPGAAEVVNMIPPGRLINQGIELPCIGDGRQSGTSGSPSILNAAPEAATGGMLAYLKDGDRLRIDLLKRTANVLLSTEEIEARKKEMGPYKVPKSQTPWQEIFRETASELSDGMVIKGAVKYQRLAQTAGVPRQNH; this comes from the exons ATGTCTAACGGTGCTTGCGAAGGCTGCAATTGCGGCCGTGCCGAACAACTTCAGCAAGAGGGCGATATCCCTATCGACCGTCCTGAAAGATCTTTCACCGCTCCTGCAGATGCCGCACCTTATGAAGGTGTTGAGCCTGCGGTCCCGCTTCGTTCGAAGCAGTGGTTTAATGATCCTTCAGACCCCG CAATGTCTGCCCTTTACCTCGAACGTTACATGAACTTTGGTATCACCCTCGACGAGCTTCGACCAAAGAACCGACCCATTATTGGTATTGCTCAAACTGGGTCAGATTTGTCTCCTTGTAACCGTGGTCATATGGAGCTTGCGAAGCGAGTCCGAGATGGTATCATCGCGAACGGCGGTACTCCCTTCGAATTCCCTTGTCATCCCATACAAGAAACCGGGAAACGACCTACGGCGAGCTTGGATCGAAATCTATCCTATCTGTCTCTTGTTGAGGTGCTTTTTGGGTATCCCCTCGATGGTGTGGTGTTGCTCACTGGCTGTGATAAGAC TACTCCGGCTTTGCTTATGGCTGCCGCTACCGTTAACATCCCTGCTATCTGCATG AACGTCGGACCTATGCTTAATG GTTATCGAGGCCACAAACTTATTGGATCGGGCGGTGTTATGTGGGATAGTCGTGCAGAGTATGCTGCTGGAAAGATCAATGAAAGTCAGTTCGTACAGCAGGTTTCGCTTTCTGCTCCCAG TGTCGGCCATTGCAATACTGTC GGGACTGCGACTACTATGAACTGCATGGCAGAAGCCCTTGGTATGGCCCTTCCCGGTAGCGCCACCATTCCCGCCGTTTACCGTGAACGAGGCGCTTGCGCTTATGCTACCGGTTTGCGTATTGTCGACTTGGTGCGAGAAGACATCAAGCCCTCCGATGTTCTCACCAAAGAGGCTTTTGAAAACGCTATTGCTGCCAACACGGCTATCGGAGGCTCAACGAATGCCCCTATACATCTCAACGCTGTTGCGAAGCACATTGGAGTTGATCTTTCAGGAGATGATTGGGAGAGGGTGGGGTATCACTTGCCATTGCTAGTAAATGTGCAGCCTGCTGGAGAGTGGCTTATGGAGGAGTATCACAGAGCTGGTGGTCTTCCCT CTGTCATCGCCGAGCTCATCAAACATAACAAGCTCCCCCATCCCAATGCATTGACTATCACCGGCAAAACTATCAAAGAGAACTGTGAAGGCGACTTTTCCCGCGATCGACGAgtcattcttccttttgacAAGCCTCTGAGAGAGAATGCAGGTTTCCTTCACCTTAAGGGTTCCCTATTCGACAGCGCCATCATGAAGACGTCTGTCATTTCCGATGCTTTCCGCGAACAATATCTTTCCAAACCCGATGATCCCATGGCGTTCGAAGGACCTGTTGCTGTCTTTGACGGTCCAGAAGACTACCACCACCGTATCGAACATTCATCAAAAATCGATGCCGGAACTATCTTGGTCATGAGAGGTGCCGGTCCTCAAGGATACCCTGGTGCCGCCGAAGTCGTCAATATGATTCCGCCCGGAAGGTTGATCAACCAAGGTATTGAGCTACCTTGTATTGGTGATGGCCGACAAAGTGGCACGAGTGGCTCCCCGAGTATCCTGAATGCCGCCCCTGAAGCGGCAACTGGCGGCATGTTAGCATATCTCAAAGATGGCGATCGTCTCAGAATTGACTTGCTCAAACGCACAGCCAACGTCTTATTATCGACTGAAGAGATCGAGGccaggaagaaggaaatgggaCCTTACAAGGTACCAAAGAGTCAAACACCTTGGCAGGAGATCTTCAGAGAGACTGCGAGTGAGTTGAGTGACGGTATGGTGATCAAGGGCGCGGTCAAGTATCAGAGACTCGCTCAGACGGCGGGTGTCCCAAGGCAGAACCACTAA